The following proteins come from a genomic window of Nitrospira sp.:
- a CDS encoding 2-isopropylmalate synthase — protein sequence MARMIRIFDTTLRDGEQSPGASMNVEEKVMVAKQLARLGVDIIEAGFAYSSPGDFDAVRRIAQEVEGPTICSLARARPEDIDRAWEALKGAPKVRIHTFLSTSDIHLKHQFRMTRKQAKQRAVEMVQRARGYVDDVEFSPMDASRSDPSFLYEVIEAVITAGAGTVNIPDTVGYAVPQEFGALIKGICDKVPNARQAVISVHCHNDLGVAVANSLAAIMNGAGQVECTINGIGERAGNTSLEEIVMGLRTRTDFYQADTGIRTEEIAKTSRLVSKITGMVVQPNKAIVGANAFAHTSGIHQDGLLKEKTTYEIMRPEAIGLVESQMVMGKLSGRHAFRQRLEELGYKLGEAEVNHAFERFKKLADQKKEIFEEDLEVIVSEELSKMAERIVLKALQVSSGTDRVPTATVELVIEGRSMAQSGTGDGPVDAVYRTIAAMTQTKSKLLMYVVKAITGGTDAQGEVTARVQEDGRTVTGHGADTDIIMASARAYISALNKLAYLATRQAQGEQKVNLI from the coding sequence ATGGCACGCATGATCAGAATCTTCGATACAACCTTGAGGGATGGTGAGCAATCGCCCGGCGCCAGTATGAACGTGGAAGAAAAAGTCATGGTCGCCAAACAGCTGGCCAGGCTCGGCGTCGACATTATTGAGGCGGGATTTGCCTATAGCTCGCCCGGAGACTTTGATGCGGTGCGGCGTATCGCACAGGAAGTCGAAGGCCCGACGATCTGCAGTCTTGCGCGGGCCCGTCCCGAAGATATCGACCGGGCATGGGAGGCCTTGAAAGGTGCACCGAAGGTGCGCATCCATACGTTTTTGTCTACATCCGATATTCACCTGAAGCACCAGTTTCGGATGACGCGGAAACAGGCCAAGCAGCGTGCCGTGGAGATGGTCCAGCGGGCACGTGGCTACGTCGATGACGTCGAATTCTCTCCCATGGATGCGAGTCGATCGGATCCGTCGTTCCTCTACGAAGTCATTGAGGCAGTCATCACCGCCGGAGCCGGCACCGTCAATATTCCCGACACGGTAGGGTATGCCGTTCCGCAGGAATTCGGGGCCCTCATCAAAGGAATTTGCGACAAGGTTCCCAATGCCAGACAAGCCGTAATCTCCGTCCATTGCCACAACGATCTGGGTGTTGCGGTGGCGAACAGCTTGGCGGCGATTATGAATGGGGCGGGCCAGGTGGAATGTACGATCAACGGCATCGGGGAGCGAGCGGGAAATACGTCCTTGGAAGAGATCGTCATGGGACTCCGCACCAGAACGGATTTCTACCAGGCCGACACCGGGATTCGAACCGAAGAAATCGCAAAAACCAGCCGGTTGGTCAGCAAGATCACGGGGATGGTGGTGCAACCCAATAAGGCGATCGTGGGGGCGAACGCTTTTGCCCATACGTCGGGCATTCATCAGGATGGTTTGCTCAAAGAGAAGACGACCTATGAGATTATGCGTCCGGAAGCGATCGGATTGGTCGAAAGCCAGATGGTAATGGGCAAATTGTCCGGGCGCCATGCCTTCCGGCAGCGTTTGGAAGAATTGGGCTACAAGCTCGGCGAGGCCGAGGTCAACCATGCCTTCGAACGGTTCAAAAAACTTGCCGATCAAAAGAAAGAGATTTTCGAGGAGGATCTCGAGGTCATCGTCTCCGAAGAACTGTCGAAGATGGCCGAGCGCATCGTCTTAAAAGCGCTTCAGGTCTCCAGTGGGACGGATCGGGTCCCGACGGCTACGGTCGAACTGGTTATCGAAGGCAGGTCCATGGCTCAAAGCGGGACCGGCGATGGGCCGGTGGATGCCGTGTACCGCACCATTGCCGCCATGACACAGACGAAGAGCAAGTTGCTGATGTATGTCGTGAAGGCCATCACCGGTGGAACGGATGCACAGGGCGAAGTGACGGCGCGCGTGCAAGAAGATGGTCGGACAGTCACGGGCCACGGCGCCGATACCGATATCATCATGGCGTCTGCTCGAGCCTATATCAGCGCTTTGAATAAGCTGGCCTATCTCGCTACGAGACAGGCGCAGGGCGAGCAGAAGGTCAACTTGATTTGA
- a CDS encoding CDP-diacylglycerol--serine O-phosphatidyltransferase encodes MKTAGFRSSFGKEGKRRKAAMHLIPNLFTTGNLFCGVFAILSVFNGNYMEAAIAILVAMIFDVLDGKSARLTNSTSQFGLEYDSLSDVVSFGVAPGLLIYSWALSGQGTFGVAVMFAYVAMGAVRLARFNSTVALSDGKYFTGLAIPAAAGVVASLVVFDHHLLKMGGDVRPIVVLLMTLALSFLMVSTIKYRSFKELKFKGHRQITYLVWGILTLMMVAAWPAVMLFVIFAGYALMGPVEKVFWLVAPAAGKKNIGKVEPPPIESHS; translated from the coding sequence ATGAAAACGGCAGGATTCAGAAGTTCGTTTGGAAAAGAAGGGAAACGGCGGAAAGCCGCCATGCATCTTATCCCGAATTTGTTCACGACCGGCAATCTGTTTTGCGGCGTATTCGCGATACTGTCCGTCTTCAACGGCAACTACATGGAAGCGGCTATTGCGATTCTTGTCGCCATGATTTTTGATGTCCTCGATGGGAAATCGGCCAGACTGACCAACAGTACGAGTCAATTCGGGCTGGAGTATGACTCGTTGTCCGATGTGGTGTCATTCGGGGTCGCACCAGGTTTGTTGATTTACTCATGGGCGTTGAGCGGGCAGGGTACATTCGGCGTGGCCGTGATGTTCGCCTATGTGGCCATGGGAGCCGTGCGGTTGGCGAGATTCAACTCTACCGTGGCGCTGTCGGACGGGAAGTACTTTACCGGCCTGGCTATTCCGGCCGCTGCCGGAGTCGTGGCGTCCCTGGTGGTCTTCGATCATCACCTGCTCAAGATGGGCGGGGACGTCAGGCCCATCGTGGTCCTGCTCATGACGTTGGCGCTCTCGTTTTTGATGGTCAGCACGATTAAGTATCGCAGCTTTAAGGAGCTGAAATTCAAGGGTCACCGGCAAATTACCTATTTGGTCTGGGGCATTCTGACGCTGATGATGGTGGCAGCCTGGCCGGCGGTTATGTTATTTGTCATCTTTGCCGGCTACGCATTGATGGGGCCCGTCGAAAAAGTCTTTTGGCTGGTGGCTCCGGCTGCCGGGAAAAAGAACATCGGAAAAGTCGAGCCTCCGCCGATTGAATCCCACTCATGA